In Fimbriiglobus ruber, a genomic segment contains:
- a CDS encoding TAT-variant-translocated molybdopterin oxidoreductase translates to MPSELKLDAAPAAPPRAGTAAGRPEPEFWQSIDQWMDTPQFRDMMKDEFPEDAAEWLDPVSRRQFLSLMGASVALAGAVGCNPSLKPASRKKVVPFVRQPDQMIPGVPLFFSTAVSQAGGIGLGVLVKSVEGRPIKVEGNPNHPGSLGATDLYAQASILGVYDPDRSKQVKHEGRAGTFDSAIDALRSALNTQKAKQGEGLRIVTETTTSPTLILLIEDFLKRNPKAKWVQYETLSRDNPRRAGERAFGKYVNPIYHFDKAKVALALDSDFLSATGPGNVRYAREFMAGRKVREIAASLKAGDGVEAKDMNRLYAVESMLTSTGGTADHRLPLKPSEVEAFAVALAKELGVAGLPAGGKLPKSAEEWIKPLAADLSKAKGQSVVVVGDHQPPAVHLLAHAINEKLGAFGSTVTFTEPVETRPADQLAEFKTLVADLKGGKVDFLFLLGGNPAFDAPADLEFAKVLGETKALTVHLGLYDDETSRLCKWHLNAAHEFETWGDVRGFDGTATIQQPLIAPLFGGKSPIELFAVLLELGISDSLEVVKATWKKHFEDTKASGDFETWWQKAVRDGVIPGTARPAVNVGAVKLDALNDKAFATPAVKAGTEIQFRPDPTIYDGRYANNGWLQEIPKPVSKLAWDNAAIVSPATAEKLQCTTAFGWTGGENGRTETDLVEITVDGRKLTVALFILPGHADDVITLYVGYGRSDDLGWKVAGGHGSNTYLLRTTTALWGAGGVEVKKTSGRYLLAALQGQHAMESRRPVRHATVAQFAADHDFAQVPGASAGEYKEIRALTPGTPEDFARLYGWKEGEGKHPHPHYHTHDHGHAHEGEKGEGHEEHGGHDTRLIPLSLYPQNPLKVDGQDSSKTYRRWGMSIDLGACTGCSACVVACVSENNIPVVGKEQVTKGRSMHWIRIDRYFSMPGEKNQEDSLGGKDVGPKARAEKIKDSAAIRTHFQPVQCQQCEKAPCEVVCPPGATVHSADGLNDMVYNRCVGTRYCSNNCPYKVRRFNFLQFSDYSTESLKLVNNPDVTVRTRGVMEKCTYCVQRIRAADVEAEREFQTRPKDANGRPKIRDHEIVTACQAACPTGAIVFGDINDRDSAVLRAKAEPTTYGLLAEINTMPRTSFLAAVRNPNPAMPKGA, encoded by the coding sequence ATGCCCTCCGAACTGAAGCTTGACGCGGCCCCGGCCGCCCCGCCGCGGGCGGGGACGGCGGCGGGCCGGCCGGAGCCGGAGTTCTGGCAGTCCATCGACCAGTGGATGGACACGCCGCAGTTCCGGGACATGATGAAGGACGAGTTCCCGGAAGACGCGGCCGAGTGGCTCGACCCGGTCAGCCGCCGCCAGTTCCTGTCGCTGATGGGCGCGTCCGTCGCCCTGGCGGGTGCGGTCGGGTGTAACCCGTCGCTCAAGCCGGCCTCCCGTAAGAAGGTCGTCCCGTTCGTCCGCCAGCCGGACCAGATGATCCCCGGCGTTCCCCTGTTCTTCTCGACCGCCGTCTCCCAGGCCGGCGGGATCGGGCTCGGGGTGCTGGTCAAGAGCGTCGAAGGCCGGCCGATCAAGGTCGAGGGCAACCCGAACCACCCCGGCAGCCTCGGCGCGACCGACCTGTACGCCCAGGCGAGCATCCTCGGCGTGTACGACCCGGACCGCTCGAAGCAGGTCAAGCACGAGGGCCGCGCGGGCACGTTCGACTCCGCCATCGACGCCCTCCGGTCTGCCCTGAACACACAGAAAGCGAAGCAGGGTGAGGGTCTCCGGATCGTCACCGAGACGACCACCTCGCCGACCCTGATCCTGCTCATCGAAGACTTCCTGAAGCGGAACCCCAAGGCCAAGTGGGTCCAGTACGAAACGCTGTCCCGCGACAACCCCCGGCGGGCGGGCGAACGGGCCTTCGGCAAGTACGTCAACCCGATCTACCACTTCGACAAGGCGAAGGTCGCTCTGGCGCTGGACTCGGACTTCCTGTCCGCCACCGGGCCGGGCAACGTCCGCTACGCCCGCGAGTTCATGGCCGGCCGCAAGGTCCGCGAGATCGCCGCGTCGCTCAAGGCGGGCGACGGCGTCGAAGCCAAGGACATGAACCGGCTGTACGCCGTCGAGTCGATGCTGACCAGCACCGGGGGCACCGCCGACCACCGCCTGCCGCTGAAGCCGAGCGAGGTCGAAGCCTTCGCGGTGGCCCTGGCGAAAGAACTCGGGGTCGCCGGTCTGCCCGCTGGGGGCAAGCTGCCGAAGTCGGCCGAGGAGTGGATCAAGCCGCTGGCCGCCGACCTGAGCAAGGCGAAGGGCCAGTCGGTCGTGGTAGTCGGCGACCACCAACCGCCCGCCGTCCACCTGCTCGCCCACGCAATCAACGAGAAACTCGGGGCGTTCGGGTCGACCGTCACCTTCACCGAGCCGGTTGAGACCCGCCCGGCCGACCAGCTCGCCGAGTTCAAGACGTTGGTCGCCGACCTCAAGGGCGGCAAGGTCGACTTCCTGTTCCTGCTCGGCGGGAACCCGGCGTTCGACGCCCCGGCCGACCTGGAGTTCGCCAAGGTTCTCGGCGAAACCAAGGCCCTCACGGTCCACCTCGGCCTGTACGACGACGAAACGTCCCGCCTCTGCAAGTGGCACCTGAACGCCGCCCACGAGTTCGAGACGTGGGGCGACGTCCGCGGGTTCGACGGAACCGCCACGATCCAGCAGCCGCTGATCGCCCCGCTGTTCGGCGGCAAGTCGCCGATCGAATTGTTCGCCGTCCTGCTCGAACTCGGGATCAGCGATTCGCTCGAGGTGGTGAAGGCGACCTGGAAGAAGCACTTCGAGGACACGAAGGCGTCCGGCGACTTCGAGACCTGGTGGCAGAAGGCCGTCCGCGACGGCGTGATCCCGGGGACCGCCCGCCCGGCTGTGAACGTCGGCGCGGTCAAGCTCGACGCCCTGAACGACAAGGCGTTCGCCACCCCGGCCGTGAAAGCCGGCACTGAGATCCAGTTCCGCCCGGACCCGACGATCTACGACGGCCGGTATGCGAACAACGGCTGGCTGCAAGAGATCCCCAAGCCGGTCAGCAAGCTGGCCTGGGACAACGCCGCCATCGTCAGCCCGGCGACGGCCGAGAAACTCCAGTGTACGACCGCCTTCGGCTGGACCGGCGGCGAAAACGGCCGGACCGAGACCGACCTGGTGGAAATCACGGTCGACGGGCGGAAGCTCACCGTCGCCCTGTTCATCCTGCCCGGCCACGCGGACGACGTCATTACGCTGTACGTCGGGTACGGTCGGAGCGACGACCTCGGGTGGAAGGTGGCCGGCGGGCACGGGTCGAACACCTACCTGCTCCGCACCACGACCGCCCTCTGGGGCGCCGGCGGGGTCGAGGTCAAGAAGACCAGCGGCCGGTATCTCCTGGCGGCCCTCCAGGGGCAGCACGCGATGGAGAGCCGCCGGCCGGTCCGCCACGCGACCGTCGCCCAGTTCGCGGCCGACCACGATTTCGCCCAGGTGCCCGGGGCGTCCGCCGGTGAGTACAAGGAGATCCGGGCGCTGACGCCCGGCACCCCGGAGGACTTCGCCCGCCTCTACGGGTGGAAAGAAGGCGAAGGGAAGCACCCGCACCCGCACTACCACACGCACGATCACGGCCACGCCCACGAGGGCGAGAAGGGCGAAGGGCACGAGGAGCACGGCGGGCACGACACTCGCTTGATCCCGCTCAGCCTGTACCCGCAGAACCCGCTCAAGGTCGACGGCCAGGACTCCAGCAAGACCTACCGCCGCTGGGGCATGTCGATCGACCTCGGGGCGTGTACCGGGTGCAGCGCCTGCGTGGTCGCCTGCGTCTCCGAAAACAACATCCCGGTCGTCGGCAAGGAGCAGGTGACCAAGGGTCGATCGATGCACTGGATCCGCATCGACCGCTACTTCTCCATGCCCGGCGAGAAGAACCAGGAAGACTCGCTCGGCGGCAAGGACGTGGGTCCGAAGGCCCGGGCCGAAAAGATCAAGGACTCGGCCGCCATCCGGACGCACTTCCAGCCGGTCCAGTGCCAGCAGTGCGAGAAGGCCCCGTGCGAGGTCGTCTGCCCGCCGGGGGCCACGGTCCACAGCGCGGACGGCCTGAACGACATGGTCTACAACCGCTGCGTCGGCACCCGGTACTGCTCGAACAACTGCCCGTACAAGGTCCGGCGGTTCAACTTCCTGCAGTTCTCGGACTACTCGACCGAGAGCCTCAAGCTGGTGAACAACCCCGACGTGACCGTCCGGACCCGCGGCGTCATGGAAAAATGCACGTACTGCGTGCAGCGCATCCGGGCCGCGGACGTCGAGGCCGAACGCGAATTCCAGACCCGCCCGAAGGACGCGAACGGCCGGCCGAAGATCAGGGACCACGAGATCGTGACCGCCTGCCAGGCCGCCTGCCCGACGGGGGCGATCGTGTTCGGGGACATCAACGACCGCGACAGCGCGGTGCTCCGGGCCAAGGCCGAACCGACCACGTACGGGCTACTCGCCGAGATCAACACGATGCCGCGGACCAGCTTCCTGGCCGCCGTCCGCAACCCGAACCCGGCCATGCCGAAGGGGGCCTAA
- a CDS encoding OFA family MFS transporter, translating into MSLLSVLDRRRTIAAPGFNRWLVPPAALAIHLAIGQVYAFSVFKLPLTRVIGVDAPAPGDWSQPTLAWIFSIAIVVLGLSAALFGTWLERVGPRRAMLAAAACFGGGFLVAAAGVSLHQIWLVYLGYGVLGGIGLGLGYISPVSTLIKWFPDRPGMATGLAIMGFGGGAMIGSPLANALMEYYKSPTSVGVAETFLTMGGIYFVFMLYGAVNVRLPAPGWKPAGYVPSTHTTRLVTSAHVLADQAIKTPQFYLLWAVLFLNVTAGIGILEQASPMIQDLFPGAVTAAAAAGFVGLLSLFNMGGRFLWSSCSDYLGRKPTYAIYFLLGGSLYALLPTAGGSGHPVAFIAACAVIMSMYGGGFATIPAYLRDLFGTAQVGAIHGRLLTAWSCAGVAGPVLVNELREYQVHNGAPTADVYNLTLYIMAGLLGLGAICNFLVRAVHERFHATSEQIKEANTESGVQAADKSAGSVEVAIAPASGAAVRLVVGWLWVGVPLAWGVSQTLAKAAALFR; encoded by the coding sequence ATGTCCCTACTCTCCGTCCTCGACCGCCGGCGCACCATTGCCGCTCCGGGCTTCAACCGCTGGCTCGTCCCGCCGGCCGCGCTCGCGATCCACCTCGCCATCGGCCAGGTGTACGCCTTCAGCGTCTTCAAGCTCCCGCTGACTCGGGTCATCGGCGTCGACGCGCCGGCCCCGGGGGACTGGTCGCAGCCCACGCTCGCCTGGATTTTCAGCATCGCGATCGTCGTCCTGGGCTTGTCGGCGGCTCTGTTCGGCACGTGGCTGGAGCGGGTCGGACCGCGGAGGGCGATGCTGGCGGCGGCCGCCTGCTTCGGCGGCGGGTTCCTGGTGGCCGCGGCCGGCGTCTCCCTGCACCAGATCTGGCTCGTTTACCTGGGGTACGGCGTCCTCGGCGGGATCGGCCTCGGGCTCGGGTACATCTCGCCCGTGTCGACGCTCATCAAGTGGTTCCCGGACCGGCCGGGCATGGCGACCGGGCTGGCGATCATGGGGTTCGGCGGCGGGGCGATGATCGGGTCGCCGCTGGCGAACGCACTGATGGAGTACTACAAGAGCCCGACGTCCGTTGGCGTGGCCGAGACGTTCCTGACGATGGGCGGGATCTACTTCGTGTTCATGCTGTACGGGGCCGTCAACGTCCGCCTGCCGGCCCCGGGGTGGAAGCCTGCCGGGTACGTGCCGTCGACCCACACGACCAGGCTCGTCACGTCCGCCCACGTCCTGGCGGACCAGGCGATCAAGACGCCGCAGTTTTACCTGTTGTGGGCCGTCCTGTTCCTGAATGTGACGGCCGGGATCGGCATCCTGGAGCAGGCTTCGCCGATGATCCAGGACTTGTTCCCCGGGGCGGTGACGGCGGCGGCCGCGGCCGGGTTCGTGGGACTGCTGAGCCTGTTCAACATGGGCGGCCGGTTCCTCTGGTCGTCGTGTTCGGACTACCTCGGCCGCAAGCCGACCTATGCGATCTACTTCCTGCTCGGCGGCTCGCTGTACGCCCTGCTCCCGACCGCGGGCGGCAGCGGCCACCCGGTCGCGTTCATCGCCGCGTGCGCGGTCATCATGAGCATGTACGGCGGCGGGTTCGCGACCATCCCGGCGTACCTCCGCGACCTGTTCGGCACCGCCCAGGTAGGGGCGATCCACGGCCGGCTGTTGACGGCGTGGTCGTGTGCCGGCGTGGCCGGGCCGGTGCTGGTCAACGAGCTGCGCGAATACCAGGTCCACAACGGCGCGCCGACGGCCGACGTGTACAACCTGACCCTGTACATCATGGCGGGGTTGCTCGGACTCGGGGCGATCTGCAACTTCCTGGTCAGGGCGGTACACGAGCGGTTCCACGCCACCAGCGAGCAGATCAAGGAAGCGAACACCGAATCGGGCGTCCAGGCGGCCGACAAGTCGGCGGGGAGTGTCGAGGTTGCGATCGCCCCGGCGTCGGGGGCGGCGGTACGGCTGGTCGTCGGCTGGCTGTGGGTGGGCGTGCCCCTCGCGTGGGGCGTGAGCCAGACGCTGGCGAAGGCAGCGGCCCTGTTCCGGTGA
- a CDS encoding cytochrome c3 family protein, whose product MPQVFPKSMNIVARLCVLGLPLLAASGAVGAAAFYRSDYTTGAREVVEQPVPFSHKHHVAQLGIDCKYCHTAFETSASAGFPPTQTCMNCHQQMWQAADLLAPVRDGYQKNVPITWTKIHNVPDYTYFNHSIHVAKGVGCASCHGAIDDMNLVFQSKTLLMEWCLDCHRAPEKHLRPQEEVTNMAWKASDKINPATGKPYDQLTLGKELKEAHMVRNPDVITNCSICHR is encoded by the coding sequence ATGCCCCAAGTGTTCCCGAAGAGCATGAACATCGTGGCCCGGCTGTGCGTGCTGGGCCTCCCGCTGCTGGCGGCGTCGGGGGCCGTCGGCGCGGCCGCGTTCTACCGGTCGGACTACACGACCGGGGCCCGCGAGGTCGTCGAGCAGCCGGTCCCGTTCAGCCACAAGCACCACGTGGCCCAGCTCGGGATCGACTGCAAGTATTGCCACACGGCGTTCGAGACGTCCGCCTCGGCCGGGTTCCCGCCGACGCAGACGTGCATGAACTGCCACCAGCAGATGTGGCAGGCGGCCGACCTGCTCGCGCCGGTCCGCGACGGCTACCAGAAGAACGTCCCGATCACCTGGACCAAGATCCACAACGTCCCGGACTACACGTACTTCAACCACTCGATCCACGTCGCCAAGGGCGTCGGGTGCGCGTCGTGCCACGGGGCCATCGACGACATGAACCTCGTCTTCCAGAGCAAGACCCTCCTCATGGAGTGGTGCCTCGACTGCCACCGGGCGCCCGAGAAGCACCTGCGGCCGCAGGAGGAAGTGACCAACATGGCGTGGAAGGCGTCCGACAAGATCAATCCGGCGACCGGCAAGCCCTACGACCAGCTCACGCTCGGCAAGGAGCTGAAGGAAGCCCACATGGTCCGCAACCCGGACGTGATTACGAACTGCTCGATCTGCCACCGCTAA
- a CDS encoding HNH endonuclease: MSFDRIPSSVKYRDLAPLGFPGYRAGADGAIETSVRRGRRSGRPVPPPAEWRPVAGVVHHSVHPRPALVMMTHESGARVRENVAQLVLGAFVGPPPSPGHKVVHRDGNPANCRLSNLGWATNPSEYRDLAPHGFPGYRVGVDGTIESCLRVGRPRGGAKAQDGGHLPQWRPARTRSSRGENRRSVLLTRADGSRVVQMISRLVLTAFVGPPPSADYTVRYRDGNPENCNASNLEWAVREGENSKDAVRLRREDPSMTYQQIAAELGISRQRVEQILRRRAPKLAGRARQRKVRGK, from the coding sequence ATGTCATTCGACCGTATACCCTCTTCCGTAAAGTACCGCGACCTGGCGCCGCTCGGTTTCCCGGGCTACCGCGCCGGGGCGGACGGGGCGATCGAAACCAGCGTGCGGCGGGGGCGACGGAGCGGCCGCCCGGTTCCGCCCCCCGCCGAATGGCGGCCCGTCGCGGGTGTCGTCCACCACTCGGTCCACCCGCGGCCGGCGCTGGTGATGATGACCCACGAGAGCGGGGCCAGGGTCCGGGAGAACGTCGCGCAGCTCGTCCTGGGTGCGTTCGTCGGGCCGCCCCCGTCTCCGGGTCACAAGGTCGTTCACCGGGACGGGAACCCGGCGAACTGCCGGCTTTCAAACCTGGGATGGGCGACCAACCCGAGTGAATATCGCGACCTGGCCCCGCACGGGTTCCCCGGCTACCGCGTCGGGGTCGACGGGACGATCGAAAGTTGTCTGCGCGTCGGGCGACCCCGCGGCGGCGCGAAGGCGCAAGACGGAGGCCACCTGCCCCAGTGGCGGCCAGCCCGGACCCGCTCGAGCCGGGGAGAAAATCGCCGGTCCGTCTTGCTCACCCGCGCGGACGGATCGCGGGTCGTCCAAATGATTTCGCGATTGGTTCTGACCGCGTTCGTCGGCCCCCCGCCGTCCGCCGACTACACCGTTCGGTATCGGGATGGGAACCCGGAGAATTGCAACGCGTCGAACCTCGAATGGGCGGTCCGGGAAGGGGAGAATAGTAAGGACGCGGTCCGCCTACGGCGGGAAGACCCGTCCATGACCTATCAACAGATTGCTGCCGAACTCGGAATCAGTCGGCAACGGGTCGAACAAATCCTCCGTCGCAGAGCGCCCAAACTAGCCGGGCGAGCCCGCCAGCGCAAAGTCCGGGGCAAATAA
- a CDS encoding c-type cytochrome produces the protein MTTSAPARVRIASALLVAALGLAAGCQQKMATQPAPRPYEESTLFADNQSARPLERGVIHRNQPVDDDPLVAWLTADGKNPKPVPGWKEAVDPNGQSGPSPGAPTDVKNFVNEFPFQITETDLKRGQVMYNAVCAECHGGAGYGNGKIVERGYLKPPSYHTDPAGKAKDDAHLNGKQDHALPVGYSRGFDRWGKQVAIKDVPVGYIFQVITWGFGGMPSHAVQLANPADRWRVIAYIRALQLSQDAPAADLSPEAKKELDKAGERSHDHGDAHRRARPRR, from the coding sequence ATGACGACCTCCGCACCGGCGCGGGTCCGCATCGCGTCCGCGCTCCTGGTCGCCGCCCTCGGGCTGGCGGCCGGCTGCCAGCAGAAGATGGCCACCCAGCCCGCCCCCCGGCCGTACGAAGAGTCGACCCTCTTCGCGGACAACCAGTCGGCCCGGCCGCTGGAGCGGGGCGTGATCCACCGCAACCAGCCGGTCGACGACGACCCGCTCGTCGCCTGGCTGACGGCCGACGGGAAGAACCCGAAGCCGGTCCCGGGGTGGAAGGAAGCCGTCGACCCGAACGGGCAGAGCGGCCCATCGCCCGGCGCCCCGACGGACGTGAAGAACTTCGTCAACGAGTTCCCGTTCCAGATCACCGAGACCGACCTCAAGCGCGGCCAGGTGATGTACAACGCTGTCTGCGCCGAGTGCCACGGCGGGGCCGGGTACGGGAACGGGAAGATCGTCGAGCGGGGCTACCTGAAGCCGCCGTCGTATCACACCGACCCGGCCGGCAAGGCCAAGGACGACGCCCACCTGAACGGCAAACAGGACCACGCGTTGCCCGTCGGGTACTCCCGCGGGTTCGACCGCTGGGGCAAGCAGGTGGCGATCAAAGACGTGCCCGTCGGGTACATCTTCCAGGTCATCACCTGGGGGTTCGGCGGGATGCCCTCGCACGCCGTCCAGTTGGCCAACCCGGCCGACCGCTGGCGGGTGATCGCGTACATCCGGGCCCTGCAACTGAGCCAGGACGCCCCCGCGGCGGACCTGTCGCCCGAGGCCAAGAAAGAACTGGACAAGGCGGGGGAAAGAAGTCATGACCACGGCGACGCACACCGACGAGCACGCCCACGGCGTTGA
- the nrfD gene encoding NrfD/PsrC family molybdoenzyme membrane anchor subunit has protein sequence MATTAPTAAPHTYGANGTYPPHPEGLIGGNHDLASVGDKIASVVTMETPTPKAWWPIFLVGFGLLNGLGIALLYLFYAGVGIWGINQPVAWGLAIVNFVWWIGIGHAGTLISAILLLLHQKWRTSINRFAEAMTIFAVSCAGLFPLIHMGRPWLFYWLYPIPTNMAVWPQFRSPLAWDVFAVTTYFTVSVVFWYVGLVPDLALLRDVAKNKWQRMIYGSLALGWRGSAIHWRRYEKLYLLLAGIGTPLVFSVHTVVSFDFAVAVVPLWHATIFPPFFVAGAIFSGFAMVVWLAIPLRRFYGMGDFITTRHLDLCAKVMIATGFLVSYGYFCEVWMAWYSHSLYEWESTMQRMWAGPYWWSYWALITTNTIIPQLLWFRKVRVTEWMLFLVAGSVHIGMWFERYVIVISLSRDHLPSSWGRYAPTPWDYLTMFGSVGLFIVMFTVFLRVLPMISITEMREMLPFGQGGRDGHSVMENAK, from the coding sequence ATGGCGACCACCGCTCCGACCGCCGCCCCCCACACCTACGGGGCGAACGGCACCTACCCGCCGCACCCGGAAGGGCTGATCGGCGGGAACCACGACCTGGCCAGCGTAGGCGACAAGATCGCCTCCGTGGTGACCATGGAAACGCCCACGCCCAAGGCGTGGTGGCCGATCTTCCTGGTCGGGTTCGGCCTGCTCAACGGGCTCGGCATCGCCCTCCTGTATTTGTTCTACGCCGGGGTCGGGATCTGGGGGATCAACCAGCCCGTCGCCTGGGGGCTGGCGATCGTCAACTTCGTGTGGTGGATCGGCATCGGCCACGCCGGGACGCTGATCTCCGCGATCCTCCTGCTGCTCCACCAGAAGTGGCGGACCAGCATCAACCGGTTCGCCGAGGCGATGACCATCTTCGCCGTGTCGTGCGCCGGGTTGTTCCCGCTGATCCACATGGGCCGGCCGTGGCTCTTCTACTGGCTCTACCCGATCCCGACGAACATGGCCGTCTGGCCGCAGTTCCGGTCGCCGCTGGCGTGGGACGTGTTCGCGGTCACGACGTACTTCACCGTCTCGGTCGTCTTCTGGTACGTCGGCCTGGTGCCCGACCTGGCGCTCCTCCGGGACGTGGCCAAGAACAAGTGGCAGCGGATGATCTACGGGTCGCTGGCCCTCGGCTGGCGGGGCTCGGCTATCCACTGGCGGCGGTACGAGAAGCTGTACCTGCTGCTCGCCGGGATCGGCACGCCGCTGGTCTTCTCGGTGCACACGGTCGTGTCGTTCGACTTCGCCGTGGCCGTCGTACCCTTGTGGCACGCGACCATCTTCCCGCCGTTCTTCGTGGCCGGGGCCATCTTCTCCGGGTTCGCGATGGTGGTGTGGCTGGCGATCCCCCTCCGCCGGTTCTACGGCATGGGCGACTTCATCACGACCCGGCACCTCGACCTGTGCGCGAAGGTCATGATCGCGACCGGGTTCCTGGTCAGCTACGGGTACTTCTGTGAGGTGTGGATGGCGTGGTACTCGCACTCCCTGTACGAGTGGGAGTCGACCATGCAGCGGATGTGGGCCGGGCCGTACTGGTGGTCGTACTGGGCTCTCATCACGACGAACACGATCATCCCGCAGCTGCTCTGGTTCCGGAAGGTCCGCGTCACCGAGTGGATGCTGTTCCTGGTCGCCGGGTCGGTCCACATCGGGATGTGGTTCGAGCGATACGTGATCGTGATCTCGCTGTCCCGGGACCACCTCCCGAGCAGCTGGGGCCGGTACGCCCCGACTCCGTGGGACTACCTGACGATGTTCGGGTCGGTCGGGTTGTTCATCGTGATGTTCACGGTGTTCCTCCGCGTCCTGCCGATGATCTCGATCACCGAAATGCGGGAAATGCTGCCCTTCGGCCAAGGCGGCCGGGACGGCCACTCCGTCATGGAGAACGCCAAGTGA
- a CDS encoding DUF3341 domain-containing protein, with the protein MTHAHDDTAAPATYGVMAEFGTGDDLIAATRKAAAAGYTRMDGYSPYPIGEVADALGFPRSEIGAIMFIGALCGATFGFLLQFWANGIDYPLNVGGKPFFSWPMFAPITWELLVLTASLSGVIGLFALCGLPQPYHPVFNVPQFARATRDRFFLCIEAVDPLFDTTAKTTTFLATLNPISIEEVPE; encoded by the coding sequence GTGACCCACGCACACGACGACACCGCGGCGCCGGCCACGTACGGCGTCATGGCCGAGTTCGGCACCGGCGACGACCTGATCGCCGCCACCCGCAAGGCGGCGGCGGCCGGGTACACCCGGATGGACGGGTACTCCCCGTACCCGATCGGGGAGGTCGCGGACGCCCTCGGGTTCCCGCGGTCCGAGATCGGCGCGATCATGTTCATCGGCGCCCTCTGCGGGGCGACCTTCGGGTTCCTCCTGCAGTTCTGGGCGAACGGGATCGACTACCCGCTGAACGTCGGCGGGAAGCCGTTCTTCTCGTGGCCGATGTTCGCCCCGATCACCTGGGAACTGCTAGTACTGACCGCCTCCCTGTCCGGGGTGATCGGCCTGTTCGCCCTGTGCGGCCTCCCGCAGCCGTACCACCCGGTGTTCAACGTCCCGCAGTTCGCCCGCGCGACCCGGGACCGGTTCTTCCTGTGCATCGAGGCGGTCGACCCGCTGTTCGACACCACGGCCAAGACCACGACGTTCCTCGCCACCCTGAACCCGATCAGCATTGAGGAGGTGCCGGAATGA
- a CDS encoding Gfo/Idh/MocA family protein — protein MRFSRSRRAFLRAGVAGGAFLSLPASIYRTALGADVPPSEKVRLGFIGLGGQGTGNMNAFLKHSHATVAAVCDVDSSHLAKAAGVVEKATKKAPQAEKDFRKLLDTKDVDAVVVSTPDHWHALTTVAACAAGKDVYCEKPLTLVIGEGQAMVAAARKHGRIVQTGSQQRSDARFRQACELARNGALGKVHTVKVGLPGPNFKAPGVPDSTPPAELDYEFWLGPAPARPYNEKRVHYLFRFFWDYSGGQQTNFGAHHLDIAQWGLGMDESGPVSIEATAQFNKEKWFETPEVAKITYTYANGVKILCSLGKGGYPGGTTFEGDKGSIFVDRSKITATPPEILKSTGGDVKLYVSNNHHGNWLDCIKTRKLPICDVAIGHRSATVCHLGNIAVRTGRKIAWDPAKEQIVGDAEAAKMTTKEYRAPWKLA, from the coding sequence ATGCGTTTCTCCCGTTCGCGCCGCGCCTTCCTCCGGGCCGGGGTCGCCGGTGGGGCTTTTCTTTCGCTGCCCGCGAGCATCTACCGCACGGCTCTGGGGGCCGACGTCCCGCCGAGCGAGAAGGTCCGCCTCGGGTTCATCGGCCTCGGCGGCCAGGGCACCGGGAACATGAACGCGTTCCTGAAGCACTCCCACGCGACGGTCGCCGCCGTCTGCGACGTGGACAGCTCCCACCTCGCCAAGGCGGCCGGCGTCGTCGAGAAGGCGACCAAGAAGGCGCCGCAAGCGGAGAAAGACTTCCGCAAGTTGTTGGACACGAAGGACGTGGACGCGGTGGTGGTCTCCACCCCGGACCACTGGCACGCGCTGACGACCGTGGCCGCGTGCGCGGCCGGGAAGGACGTCTATTGCGAGAAGCCGCTGACGTTGGTCATCGGCGAGGGGCAGGCGATGGTGGCGGCCGCCCGCAAGCACGGGCGGATCGTCCAGACCGGGAGCCAACAACGCTCGGACGCCCGGTTCCGGCAGGCGTGCGAACTGGCCCGCAACGGGGCGCTCGGCAAGGTCCACACGGTCAAGGTCGGGCTCCCCGGGCCGAACTTCAAGGCACCGGGCGTGCCGGACTCGACCCCGCCGGCCGAACTCGATTACGAATTCTGGCTCGGGCCGGCCCCGGCCCGCCCGTACAACGAGAAGCGGGTCCACTACCTGTTCCGGTTCTTCTGGGACTACTCGGGCGGCCAGCAGACGAACTTCGGCGCGCACCACCTCGACATCGCCCAGTGGGGGCTCGGGATGGACGAGTCCGGCCCAGTGTCGATCGAGGCCACGGCTCAGTTCAACAAGGAGAAGTGGTTCGAGACGCCGGAGGTGGCCAAGATCACGTACACGTACGCGAACGGCGTGAAGATCCTGTGCAGCCTGGGCAAGGGCGGGTACCCCGGCGGGACAACGTTCGAAGGGGACAAGGGGTCGATCTTCGTCGACCGCAGCAAGATCACCGCGACCCCGCCCGAGATCCTCAAGTCGACCGGCGGCGACGTGAAGTTGTACGTGAGTAACAACCACCACGGCAACTGGCTGGACTGCATCAAGACCCGCAAACTGCCGATCTGCGACGTGGCCATCGGCCACCGGTCGGCGACGGTCTGCCACCTCGGGAACATCGCCGTCCGGACCGGCCGCAAGATCGCGTGGGACCCGGCGAAGGAACAGATCGTGGGCGACGCCGAGGCAGCCAAGATGACGACCAAGGAGTACCGCGCGCCGTGGAAGCTGGCGTGA